Part of the Nostoc sp. ATCC 53789 genome, TTTCGATAGTAGGCATGAAAACAGGTAAACCACCTTGTTTGATAATTTGTTCAGATAACCTATAAGCATAATTTCTCGGTGCTGTTACTAAAATTCTCTTGCCATATAGAGGTAACTCTCTAGATGGAGTGAGTATGTTGAGTTGTTTTGATTGGGTGTGCATATTTGTTTATCAATAAATGATATAAGCTCAACCTTATCCAAAATCTGACTTTTCACGGCATCTGGAAAACCTCTCTCTAAATCTCTCTCCTAAGAGGCTACGGTGTACACACAAGTCTTAAAATTCCCCCTAGTACTTGGTTTCGTCATCTAGCTTTAGGTTGTGCGATGGCGTACCTGCCCGCCGGAGGCGATCGCTCTGGAAGCCTGTCCGTAGCGTTCGCGCAGCGTCTCGTAGAGAGGAGGAACGACGACGCAATCGCTTTAAGCAGGGGATTATGTGATTACTTCGCTCCGTTATCACTGCGCTCGTAATGACAATTTAAGGGGTCTATAACGTAACATCGTATCGAGAAGCATCCATTCCCAAGATTGCATTCCCCCGGTTATTCGGATCAACATCACCACAAATAGAACTATAATCCCTGGAGGTGCAGCCAGCGACCACAACCCAAATTCTTGGCAAATACGATTCCAGATTCCCCTTCTCATTTAATTTAGGATTTATTTTCCCTATATTTACAGCATATTTAAGGATGTATTCAAAACCTTTTCCCTTTAAGCGAACTGTATTGCTATGCCTCTAGCGTGTGGTCTATTTAGGTGAAAATAGCTGTAATTAATCAATTAAACCTTCTTCACGGGAACGAATTTCGGTGAGGATTCGCATATTCTTACCACTTTGTTTGCAGTCTTCAGGATACACCCCCAAAACATCCTGAATCTTCGTCCAGTAAGTACATACTGCTCGTTCCGATTTATACATTCTGTCTGCGATCGCCTTATCTGTCAAACTCTCTTCAAAAGCCAAACGCAACACATCCAACCATTCCGGCTTGAGTTCGATTCCTGTTTTGATGTCTTTTGTATGAGTTGCACCCTGAAGTGCTAAATTAACCCGCATGAGCATTTCATCTTCGGGTAATCCTTTATCTGCGATCGCAAACCCACCTTGATGATTATCAATCTCGTGTTTAATTCTGATTAACGCCTTCACATAACTAGTTTGCACTATGAAATTCTGATGGGGATATTCTTTAAGTAAAGTTTGCAACAGCTTAATTCCGGTATCAATTTCTGCTGTCTCCCCTTGGCGATCGGGAATTGATAAATCCATCACAATCAAGTCAAACTGGTAACATTGCACTTGAGAAAGTGTATCTTTTGCCGTCTGAGCCTTGATAATAATAGCTTCAGGATACTTTCGATTTAAGACATCAAGAGTACCAGTCAAAATTAATTGGTGGTCATCGACAACAAGAATACCGAGCTTCTTTTCCACTGCTAAATGCCCATAAAGTTGATGTTCTTTCAAACTTTTCATCACCATATTTTTATCCAAATTAAAAGTTTTTTTAAGCTTTACTACTCAATACTTAGCCATTCAAGTAATATTTAAAATCAGCACTCTTTTAAATGTCCTCTTTAAAGTCTCCGCCTATTTTAATTGGAGATGAATGTCCTACATATACAGAAAAGTGCAAATAATGCTGAGAGGAGATTGTTCATCACTACTCAATACTTTTCGGTTAAACCCAATAATCTCTCTTTTGGTCTGGGGAAGGGTTAAAGGGCAATGGGGAAAGGGAAATTCAAACCCTTTCCCTTTCCCCTTTCCCCCTTAACCGAAAAGTATTGCATCACTACTAGCTTATTTTCAATTCATGCACTGAGAAGGTTCTGGGGATCTGGATATTTTAGTATGATTTTTTGACAATGACAAAACCCGCAGATGTCAGCACCAAACTCTTAATTAGCCTTGCACCCGACAACTGGGTGAGATGGGTAACTCAAATTCCCAACATTACAGTTGAAGAAATTCTCAACTCAGAATTTCAATGGATAAGTAGGGAAAGTAATGTTTTAATGAGGTAAAAAAACTTATGGACTGGATAGATTTTTTTCTAGTAGTCTGCCAACCCAAAAATGCTGCGTGATGCCTGGGGAAAGGGTAAGGGGTAAGGGGTAAGGGATTTGAAACCTTTCCCCCTTCCCCTTTCCCCTTTACCCCGCCAAGTTCACTTGGCGAACTACTAGCCTGGTTAGCAAACCTATATTAGGGCTATCTTTTTTTACATTATCATTAGTAAGTGTGGAGCAAAGGCACTCGTTTCCCATACAGATAGAACAAAGGTGATCGTCCTGTAAGGACGGGGCTTCATACCCATTTTTTCGGTGAGGCGATGCTGCAACATCTGATAACTCAACAATATTATTTCGCATTAAAGCTTTTCTCGGCACTGGGCTGCGGGCTGATAGCCGGAGTTTTCTTCGCCTTCTCGACTTTCGTGATGAACGCCCTTGCTCGGCTGAAACCGCCACAGGGCATTACC contains:
- a CDS encoding response regulator transcription factor, with the translated sequence MVMKSLKEHQLYGHLAVEKKLGILVVDDHQLILTGTLDVLNRKYPEAIIIKAQTAKDTLSQVQCYQFDLIVMDLSIPDRQGETAEIDTGIKLLQTLLKEYPHQNFIVQTSYVKALIRIKHEIDNHQGGFAIADKGLPEDEMLMRVNLALQGATHTKDIKTGIELKPEWLDVLRLAFEESLTDKAIADRMYKSERAVCTYWTKIQDVLGVYPEDCKQSGKNMRILTEIRSREEGLID